In the genome of Paraburkholderia caribensis, the window CGGTACATTTCGAACCGGGACTGAAATACACCGCCGTGGCTAATGATTCCCCTGGCGCTGTTAGCCACGGAGTTGTTGCCTCTGCCGCTCGACTATATTGCTGATGTATTCTTCCCAGCTCAGCAGATAGGCGGACCGGGTTTGGGTTCGTACGGCATCGTCTCTGCCTTGATTCTCGGTTGCCTGATCGCACCTCTGGCTGAAACGGCATTCAACCAGTGGGGATGCATCACGCTGCTTCGCAAGAAATTCGGTGTCAGCCCCTGGACGGCTATCGTGTTGTCGGCAGCGTTCTTTGCTTCATTGCATTTCTATAGCTGGAAATACGTGCTCACGACGTTTCCCATTGGTGTCGTGCTGGGCTATGTATTCGTCGTTGAACAAATGCGTCGAGGCTGGGCCTTCTGGACGGTTGCGTTGATTCATTCGCTGCGAAATGCCATTTCTATCGCGCTGATCCACTATTTGCCGTGATGGAATAACCCGCCACACGCGGGGGCAATCGCGAGGCGGCTGAACAGCGTCGGCTCGGTCATCCGCATCGCTTGAAAGCGGCGCTTGAGCGCGTCGCTGGTCGTTGCGTTCAGCGGTAGCACGGCGTACCCGATGCCCACGCTAACGAGGTCGAGAATCGACGTGACAGTATCGACCTCCAGTTCGATCCGCAAACGCACGCCTCGCTCCGCGGCTGCCGCTTCTTTAGACCGGACACGGGGCAAAACGGACGAAACGCGACGGACGGTCTGTTCTCGCGCAATGCCTATGTCGGCCTGACGGGCGCATTCGGCACGGTGAAGCTCGGCGAGCAGACCAACCCTACCTATATCAAGCAGCAGTTCGTCAATCCGTTTGGTTCGTCCGTGGTGTTTTCGCCGTTGATCGTGCAGTCGTACACGGCGAGCTACAACAACAGTTATGACAGCCTCACGGGCACGATGATCTATGGCATGAGCGGTACCACGGGACATCAGGGGCGAGACGCTGGCGTCCCCGGCACGTTCGCGAGCAGTGGCCCCACCAACCTTCACCGAACGACGCAACCGACGGTGCGCTACACTGGTTATCCAGACATTCAGTGTGCACTTGCACAGCTCGGATCCCATGAATTCCCGCTCCAGCGCGATCTTCACCGCGCTTGCCGCCGCAGCGCTCTTTGGCGCGGCGACGCCGCTCGCCAAGGCCCTGCTCGGGTCAATGTCACCCTTCCTGGTTGCAGGGCTGTTCTATCTCGGCAGCGGCATTGGGCTCGGTATCGGCATCATCGTCCGGCGGCTGCGAACGTCCACCACACAAGGCACGCGTCACGGGATCAGCCGGGCTGAGCTGCCATGGCTGCTCGGTGCCATTGCTGCTGGCGGCGTCGCTGGCCCTGCGCTGCTGATGCTCGGGCTGTCGGGCACACCGGCGGCGACCAGTTCATTGCTGCTGAATCTCGAGGGCGTGCTGACGGCCGTGATCGCATGGGTCGTGTTTCGCGAGAACGTCGACGTCCAGGTATTCCTTGGCATGGTGGCGATCGTCGCCGGCGGCGTGATGCTGTCGTGGCAACCGGCCGGGGCAGGCATTCCCGGTGGCGCGCTGTTGATCGTCGCAGCGTGTCTGTGCTGGGCAATCGACAACAATCTCACGCGCAAGGTTTCGACCAACGATGCGATGGTGATCGCGTGTCTGAAAGGGCTGATTGCCGGACCGGTGAACCTCGCGATCGCGTTCGCGACGGGCGCCTCGCTGCCTGCTGCAGGTATGGTCGGCGCCGCCATGACGACGGGACTTGCCGGGTATGGCGTAAGTCTTGTGCTGTTCGTGATTGCGCTACGTCACCTTGGAACGGCGCGCACCGGCGCGTATTTTTCCGT includes:
- a CDS encoding DMT family transporter gives rise to the protein MNSRSSAIFTALAAAALFGAATPLAKALLGSMSPFLVAGLFYLGSGIGLGIGIIVRRLRTSTTQGTRHGISRAELPWLLGAIAAGGVAGPALLMLGLSGTPAATSSLLLNLEGVLTAVIAWVVFRENVDVQVFLGMVAIVAGGVMLSWQPAGAGIPGGALLIVAACLCWAIDNNLTRKVSTNDAMVIACLKGLIAGPVNLAIAFATGASLPAAGMVGAAMTTGLAGYGVSLVLFVIALRHLGTARTGAYFSVAPLFGVALSLVIWPELPHLSFWIAAALMALGIWLHVRERHEHQHTHERLAHTHRHRHDEHHQHEHDFVYAGDEPHTHPHVHLPITHSHAHFPDVHHRHSH
- a CDS encoding type 2 periplasmic-binding domain-containing protein, with protein sequence MRLRIELEVDTVTSILDLVSVGIGYAVLPLNATTSDALKRRFQAMRMTEPTLFSRLAIAPACGGLFHHGK
- a CDS encoding CPBP family intramembrane glutamic endopeptidase: MIPLALLATELLPLPLDYIADVFFPAQQIGGPGLGSYGIVSALILGCLIAPLAETAFNQWGCITLLRKKFGVSPWTAIVLSAAFFASLHFYSWKYVLTTFPIGVVLGYVFVVEQMRRGWAFWTVALIHSLRNAISIALIHYLP